Proteins from a single region of Hypomesus transpacificus isolate Combined female chromosome 9, fHypTra1, whole genome shotgun sequence:
- the LOC124470620 gene encoding SH3 and multiple ankyrin repeat domains protein 1-like, whose product MLETRMRLYSARLHAPEPCDRRERRDSCQKNHRELLEAIPETLTVQPQHQPQHQHQHQHQHQLQCAPLGMGGLTAPPPRGLFRVSSVQFRKADRPCLNRHSSSSGSLFTQSLAPLALPGAPGPVLSTCSTPSGHRRPSEPALQHSGSVSAGALRRSRTLHHRPPPQEYRRRASHPASPSYATLHHCGGVAAPPRGLEMGLLEQPGLQPPAGLALSPQLHAPVLGEHRGAGPLPCGPCYDNNANQLAHSRRVQHGRSFLMELPAREREREREREREREREGQRERERDARFHSLGHPPQQGDIHDTWPKPASRQSQGSGGGGGLYSTLEGHVGTGTGPLGAPASRSGLQNQSLNTAPTPPRLSRNQMLRERALRLADERSGMSTDEESHGDMLRGRYWSRTERREHLLLAREQRHQQQQARGGGAGKEGGVGARGGATREGLVSKAVEGGSQGGGGERGGALGDGRSNTVLELSHRKLSRMRNRKVLDDWTTVEELLTHGTRMGSGEILCPSSLLTVTTV is encoded by the exons ATGCTGGAGACGCGCATGCGGCTGTACAGCGCCCGCCTGCACGCCCCAGAGCCCTGTGACAGAAGAGAGCGCAGGGACAGCTGCCAGAAGAACCACAGAGAGCTGCTGGAGGCCATCCCCGAGACCCTGACTGTCCAGCCCCAGCAccagccccagcaccagcaccagcatcaGCATCAGCATCAGCTCCAGTGCGCCCCCCTGGGGATGGGAGGCCTCACAGCCCCTCCACCTCGCGGACTCTTCAG ggtaTCTTCAGTCCAGTTCCGCAAGGCCGATCGTCCGTGTCTGAacagacacagctccagcagTGGCTCCCTCTTCACCCAGTCTCtggcccccctggccctcccggGAGCCCCTGGCCCCGTCCTCTCCACCTGCAGTACCCCCTCCGGCCACCGGAGGCCCTCTGAACCGGCGCTGCAGCATTCTGGCTCAGTGTCGGCGGGTGCGCTAAGGAGGAGCCGGACCCTCCACCACCGGCCGCCACCCCAGGAATACCGGCGGcgcgccagccacccagcctctccctcctaCGCCACGCTGCACCACTGCGGAGGGGtggcagcgccacctagaggccTAGAGATGGGCCTGCTGGAGCAGCcaggcctccagcccccagccggCCTGGCCCTTTCCCCCCAGCTGCATGCCCCCGTGCTGGGGGAGCACCGGGGAGCAGGGCCCCTGCCCTGCGGCCCCTGCTACGACAACAACGCTAACCAGCTGGCACACAGCCGGCGGGTGCAGCACGGGAGGAGCTTTCTGATGGAGCTGCCTGCCAGGgaacgagagcgagagagggaacgagagcgagagagggaacgAGAAGGACAGCGGGAACGGGAAAGAGACGCTCGCTTCCATTCCCTGGGCCACCCTCCCCAGCAAGGAGACATCCACGACACGTGGCCCAAGCCGGCGAGTCGCCAGTCCCAGGGCTCTGGGGGCGGCGGGGGCCTCTACAGCACCCTGGAGGGCCACGTGGGCACCGGGACCGGGCCGCTCGGCGCTCCCGCCTCCAGGAGCGGTCTCCAGAACCAGAGCCTCAACACCGCTCCCACCCCCCCACGCCTCTCCAGGAACCAGATGCTGAGGGAGCGGGCCCTGCGGCTGGCGGACGAGCGCAGCGGGATGAGCACGGACGAGGAGAGCCACGGGGACATGCTCCGGGGCCGCTACTGGAGCcgcacagagaggagggagcaccTCCTATTGGCCCGCGAGCAGCGACATCAGCAGCAGCAAGCCCgcgggggcggggctgggaAAGAGGGCGGGGTCGGCGCGAGGGGCGGGGCTACACGAGAGGGGTTGGTCTCCAAGGCGGTGGAAGGCGGGTCccaggggggaggtggggaaagGGGCGGAGCTTTGGGAGACGGACGGAGCAACACGGTCCTGGAGCTCAGCCACAGGAAGTTGAGTCGCATGCGGAACAGGAAGGTGCTTGATGATTGGACGACGGTGGAGGAGCTGCTGACTCATGGAACGAGGATGGGGAGTGGAGAGATCCTTTGTCCCAGCTCGCTGCTCACTGTTACCACTGTGTGa
- the btg2 gene encoding protein BTG2 gives MNQGYPTKSEMGPEVTAAATFVSRLLRTRGFLSEHQLQVFRDCLQQSLSEHYQQHWFPDKPQRGSGYRCIRINHEMDPIIGRAAGRIGLTSDELFSLLPRELTMWVDPYEVSYRIGEDGSTCVLYEAEVPSTPSPAASVVNKTASPYESQLTCKKSFLMGGRTSPPKNYLMTVSS, from the exons ATGAACCAAGGATACCCGACTAAATCTGAAATGGGCCCTGAAGTAACGGCGGCGGCGACCTTTGTATCCCGGCTGCTGAGAACAAGAGGCTTCCTTAGCGAACACCAGCTACAGGTTTTCAGGGATTGTCTGCAGCAGTCATTATCAG AGCACTACCAGCAGCACTGGTTCCCCGACAAGCCCCAGAGGGGCTCTGGCTACCGCTGCATCAGAATTAACCACGAAATGGACCCCATCATTGGCCGGGCTGCGGGTCGCATTGGACTAACCAGCGACGAGCTGTTTTCGCTTTTGCCCCGGGAACTCACCATGTGGGTCGACCCGTACGAGGTGTCTTACCGCATCGGTGAGGACGGCTCCACATGTGTCCTGTACGAAGCCGAAGTCCCGTCTACCCCCAGCCCCGCAGCCTCCGTCGTAAACAAGACTGCCTCGCCGTATGAATCCCAGCTGACCTGCAAGAAAAGCTTCCTAATGGGAGGCCGTACCAGCCCTCCGAAAAACTACCTGATGACCGTGTCGAGCTAG